From Bombina bombina isolate aBomBom1 chromosome 1, aBomBom1.pri, whole genome shotgun sequence:
ttaggttttattttaaaggtaagtttgtatttattttaactaagtggttagtaaatagctaataactatttaataactagtctacctagttaaaataaatacaaagttacctgtaaaataaaaataaaacctaagatagctagttTAATTTGTtagatagtttaatttagtatatttagttgtggggggcttacggtttagtagttaataggtttattatagcggcggtgtgggtggacggcagattaggggttaataaccattaAATAGTGTTTTCTATGTGGGGGGtgctgttttaggggttaatacgtttattatagtggcgacgatgtcagggagttgcggaatagggattaataaattttaatagtggtggcgatgtccggagcagcagattatgggttaataaacttattatagtgtttgcgatgtgggagggcctcattttaggggttaataggtattttatgggtgttagtgtactttttaatactttagttatgagttttatgctacagctttgtaacgtaaatctcataactactgactttagatggcggtacgaatcttgtcagtatagggtgtactgctcactttttggactcccaggcaaactcataataccagcgctatggaagtcccattgaaaaaggaaatttttaaAAGTGAAGTACTtaagttgcgtgacggccaaaaaggtgtgcggtacacctatacctgcaagacttgtaatagcggcgttagggaaaaagcagtgttatgaagcataacaatgctttttcactcataatgccaaactcgtaatctagctgatatataGACATTGAAGAGAACTGACTTTGTACCTAATACCAGTAAAAGTTGAGTTGTTGTATTAGGTAGTGTATCTCTGATAATTGTTGGTTGTTTTCTTGAAGGATTATTCAGATGGTACACAATGAGGGTCCTCTTCTTTCTGAGTGTCAGTGTGGCTCTACTTTATATGGTCACCAGTGATCACCAGGAAGGACACCACGATAATGATAAGCATAACCACAAGGATCACGCAGATGGTGACCACAAGCATGACTACCAGGACAAAGGAAAGCACCATCACCATCACAATGAATCAACAGAATGCCACAAAATAGCCCCAGGCAATAACCAATTTGCATACAAGCTTTTCAGACAGGTAACTGCAGATCATCCATCTGAAAACATTTTCTTCTCCCCGGTGAGTATTTCCACTGCATTTGCTATGCTATCCTTGGGTGCCAGGTCTCAGACCCACAATCAGATCATTGAAGGTCTGAACTTCAATATCTCAGAGATATCAGAGCAAGAGATCCATGCAGGCTTCCAACATCTCCTAGAAATGTTACATGAACCTGACAATGAGTTGCAGCTCAACAGTGGGAACGCCCTGTTTATAAGCAAAGAAAGGAAGTTACTTCAAAAGTTCTTAGAAGATGTCAAGAAATTCTATGAGGCAGAGGCATTTTCTACTGATTTCCACAATGCTGAAGAGGCAAAATCTCAGATCAACAGTTATGTGGAAAAGAAAACAAATGGGAAAATTGTTGATTTGATAAGCAGCGTTAacccagacactgcactaattctAATAAACTATATTTACTTCAGAGGTAGGTTTATCAATCTGTAAAATCTATATCATCCTTAAAACAGCTTATTTCTAAGGGATGCATCCCTTTAGGCCAGAGttcttcaaaaaaaattttttcccaAAACCTGGTGCAATGATACAACTTACCTTTGTGaccttatttttatgcttggtctgaaaatttcttagGTAATATAGAACGAGATAGCTgcaaatttttggcaaagtgagtaaAATTTGTGTGcccctgattgtagtcaaacgtgAAAGTGTTgttaaaggtaataacacacatcctctcatacaatgcacatactcttatacaacacatacacacactctcatattacatatacacacaacacacacatactcatataacaCAAACAAAAGAAAAGTCTCCTATAGCACACATACACAAGTCGCAAcgcagtaaacatggtgttgcaactCAGTAATGGGTAccaacccgtggtttgaagaactctGCTCTAGACAATATAAGCAACAGAGATTTGTTCATATCGTTCCTACCAAAGAAAATGTATCTACCTTGTCTAtgcgcacataaaaaaaaaaaatcaaatttcttgCTTACCTTTCCGTGACTCAGCTCTCTAGGATAACATTTCTTTTTCTCACTGGATAGCATAGAAAAGTGTCAGGCATATACTTCAGGTGACATAACACACCATGCAACTTGGCTTCATTGGCTAcaattgcacacacacataaaacacacattctTAGTAACATGGTAGATgatgttgaaagaagacagaagtcattgagttcaacctatacagatcctacctgctttacaataaaagctccaattaAGCTTAATATCATCCCATTAAATAGGTGACccgtttaacacaagcaatcatatccctgaattctgtttctattcAACaattaagccatttttaaatgtatctaaggtgttggcattcactaccttcttaGGCAATGAGTTCTACAATTTTATTGTTCTTACTGCAAAAAAATGTTTAAGTTGCTGGAAATtacatctcctttcctccagccttaaattgtgacctcttgtcacaaacaatatccttggaataaacagagcttccgctaactctgtatatgagccttgaatatatttatgtaaagtaatcatatcacttcTCAGGtgcctttttctagagaaaacagacccagtttggctaacctctcctcataattTAAATTCTCCATACCCCTTATTTGTTCTCTGGCCCTTCTATGAAATGTTTTTAACTCTGCAATGTCTTATTTTGAGATTGGtccacagaactgcactccatactcaaggtgaggtttgtatgacatacatacacacacacacacacacatatatatatatatatatatatatatatatatatgtgtgtgtgtgtatatgtatatatgtatgtatgtttagatatatatatatatatatgtgtgtgtgtacgtctatgtatgtatatatataaactttaatgtccctttaaataaaaaaatggtcaCACAGGATGTTATCAACTATTTGCGCACAAGCTTTCAGAAAGATTTGCACCCATGATCTAGAGAACATATGAAAATGAACTAAAAATATTTAtcagttatttttattgtattggaattgtataaaattatatatacacaaaagtctTTAGTAAACCAGTTAGCATTATTGAAACATATTTAGTTTTATGTAGCATATGAATAATGATATTTAAATCATGTTTTCTAAGACAGTTGTATCAATCACTTGCAGGCAAGTGGGAACAaccttttgatgaaaagcatacacgAGAAGGTGATTTCCATGTTGATGAAAAAACTGTGGTGAAGGTTCCAATGATGTACAGAAGCAGCTACTACAAGGTAGTACATGACAGGGATCTTGGTTGTACTGTGGTAGAACTACTATACAAAGGAAATGCCTCAGCATGGTTTATTTTGCCAGAAGAAGGAAAACTTAATGCAGTGGTAGAAGATCTTGGGAAACCCACCATAATAAAATGGATAAAGAATTTTCATAGAGGGTGAGAAATGTTTTCTGCTTTATGTACTTATCATTTCGATTATTTGTAGATTTCTAAATTACAacataagggctagattaaaagtgatgtGCTAACATGCACACAAGCGAAAAAGGAGGCTATCAGTCGTAATTCCTCCTATGCCAGCAGCGTGCCGCCTCACACTGTATTATCCGTTCCAAGTTGATGACGTCATCAACTTGGGACGGATGATACAGTGAGGCTGCACGCTGCTGGCATAGGAGGAACTGTTTGCAGCTACGTATCCTTACTCTGGCTACATTGTTTTCTCTTCTTATTCTTTAAATAATAAGGCTTTTTTATATATACGCTCCTGGCAATAACTATAAGTCCATAGAATTGTTATGGGGGTATTTTTTAGCTCCATGCTgctggatatatataaaaaaacaaagggaggtgatcccagatttgctggaaaaggcaaaaatgctattggctcccagctgaccttgtctatattatagaaagaggtaactggctgggagagtgcttagagcatattacaacatttaactcaaggaaaaaaccctattaagagaatagggaaaagtatgctctttctacacataaagtatatatttttccacttaaaattgaacttttactagttatagttaaaaaaggcagcaTTAATAGAAATtttatctagcgtgccagaaaaatagttaaaaacacaactctgtaactgtgagttgtataaagtacttcaatgttgctgattttaggtagtttatcacatatgaggaggaggggaaaaatcaacaaTATTAGGTAAATATAAGAGCCTTTATTTCGGAActatgtcctgtattgccctatattagggtagataagccactttttttacaataaatatgctataaatcccttccccatccttcccacaatatgtcccaaatgttacaacaacaaataaaatgatcaattagtagatagtctgaaattaacagagtgcagttaaaataaacatgaAGCCCCTTTCTAAGCCCTAAggggctttgtgtttattttaactgcactctgttatactgtatatatatagtggatataaaaaagtctacacacccctgttaaaatgccaggtttctgtgatgtaaaaaaatgagacaaagataaatcatttcagaactttttccacctttaatgtgacctataaactatgcaactcaattgaaaaacaaactaaaatcttttaggtgaagggaaataaaaataaaaaaataaaataatattgttgcataagtgatgctttggaagctctctgcggaccatggcttttgttgtggaatgcgactaacaaaatgtcaggaaagacctactagaacagctgaactttatttggggttaattagAGGCACTtgatgatgacaggtgtgtactgattcatatttaacatgattttgaatgtgattgcttaattctgaacacagctacatccccagttataagagggtgttcacacttatgcaacaatattattttagttctttttgttttcttccctccacctaaaatatttcagtttgtttttcaattgagttgtacagt
This genomic window contains:
- the LOC128644875 gene encoding alpha-1-antitrypsin; translated protein: MRVLFFLSVSVALLYMVTSDHQEGHHDNDKHNHKDHADGDHKHDYQDKGKHHHHHNESTECHKIAPGNNQFAYKLFRQVTADHPSENIFFSPVSISTAFAMLSLGARSQTHNQIIEGLNFNISEISEQEIHAGFQHLLEMLHEPDNELQLNSGNALFISKERKLLQKFLEDVKKFYEAEAFSTDFHNAEEAKSQINSYVEKKTNGKIVDLISSVNPDTALILINYIYFRGKWEQPFDEKHTREGDFHVDEKTVVKVPMMYRSSYYKVVHDRDLGCTVVELLYKGNASAWFILPEEGKLNAVVEDLGKPTIIKWIKNFHRGYIELRIPKFTISTTLDLIPELSKFGVTDLFSDKVDLSGITEEENLKVTKAVHKAILSVDESGTEAAGATGVEIVSVMMPPSITIDRPFIVSIYHKPTKSLTFIGKIVNPLK